In Burkholderia sp. WP9, a genomic segment contains:
- a CDS encoding LysR family transcriptional regulator: MDRFKQIETFVRVADAGSLAAAALEEGVSPVILGRRIDALEKRLGVKLMYRSTRRLVVSEDGAAFLERCRGLLTEWDQAENELSAGRRAINGHLIVSAPAAFGRKHVAPLAPAFLADKPELQVSFNLTDRVVDLVREGYDLSIRIGGAVDPNFVAVKLASNRRVVCGTPDYFRRHGRPKTLEDLPQHNCLAFNLQGGQNRGWYFRRNGKLATVRVGGTLDCNDGELLHRWVSEGLGLGWRSTWEIQQQLARGELETVLDEFALPDYDILAVYPQQRYVPAKVRYFIDYLKDVYASADYWNRPAY; this comes from the coding sequence ATGGACCGGTTCAAACAGATCGAAACCTTCGTGCGCGTCGCGGATGCCGGCAGCCTTGCGGCGGCGGCGCTGGAGGAGGGCGTGTCGCCGGTGATTCTCGGCCGTCGTATCGACGCGCTGGAAAAGCGCCTGGGCGTGAAGCTGATGTACCGCTCGACGCGCCGGCTGGTGGTGAGCGAAGACGGCGCCGCGTTTCTGGAGCGCTGCCGCGGGCTTCTCACCGAGTGGGATCAGGCGGAAAACGAACTGAGCGCCGGGCGGCGCGCGATCAACGGCCATCTGATCGTGTCAGCGCCGGCTGCGTTCGGACGCAAGCACGTCGCGCCGCTCGCCCCGGCGTTTCTCGCCGACAAGCCGGAATTGCAGGTGTCGTTCAATCTGACCGACCGGGTGGTGGATCTGGTGCGCGAGGGCTATGACCTGTCGATCCGCATTGGCGGCGCGGTCGATCCGAATTTCGTCGCGGTCAAGCTGGCGTCGAACCGGCGCGTAGTGTGCGGCACGCCAGACTATTTCCGCCGGCACGGCAGGCCGAAAACGCTCGAAGACCTGCCGCAGCACAACTGTCTCGCGTTCAATCTGCAAGGCGGACAGAACCGCGGCTGGTATTTCCGCCGTAACGGCAAGCTGGCGACGGTGCGCGTGGGCGGCACGCTCGACTGCAACGACGGGGAGTTGCTGCACCGCTGGGTGTCGGAAGGGCTTGGGCTCGGCTGGCGCTCCACGTGGGAAATCCAGCAACAACTGGCGCGTGGCGAACTGGAAACCGTGCTCGACGAATTCGCGCTGCCCGACTACGACATTCTCGCGGTCTATCCGCAACAGCGGTATGTGCCGGCCAAGGTGCGGTATTTCATCGATTATCTGAAAGACGTGTACGCCAGCGCGGATTACTGGAACCGGCCGGCTTATTAG
- the gcl gene encoding glyoxylate carboligase, with protein MAKMRAVDAAVLVLEKEGIDTAFGVPGAAINPFYSAMRKAGNISHVLARHVEGASHMAEGYTRAQPGNIGVCIGTSGPAGTDMITGLYSAQADSIPILAITGQAPRARLYKEDFQAVDIESIAKPVTKWAVTVREPALVPRVFQQAFHLMRSGRPGPVLVDLPIDVQLAEIEFDIDTYEPLPVYKPKATRKQIEAALTLLNNSDKPLIVSGGGVLNAAAEDLLVTFAETVGVPVIPTLMSWGAIPDDHPLMAGMVGLQTSHRYGNATMLASDFVLGIGNRWANRHTGSVEVYTKGRKFVHVDIEPTQIGRVFGPDLGIVSDAKAALELFVEVAKEWKAAGKLKDRGAWVADCQERKRTMHRKTHFDNVPMKPQRVYEEMNQVFGRDTCYVSTIGLSQIAGAQFLHVYKARNWINCGQAGPLGWTIPAALGVRAADPQRPIVALSGDYDFQFMIEELAAGAQFKLPYVHVVVNNSYLGLIRQAQRAFDMDFCVQLGFENINAPEMNGYGVDHVAVAEGLGCKAIRVFKPEELKPALQKAQAMLSEFNVPVIVEVILERVTNISMGTEIDAINEFEELAATREDAPTAISMLD; from the coding sequence ATGGCCAAGATGAGAGCCGTCGACGCAGCCGTGCTGGTGCTCGAAAAAGAAGGCATCGACACCGCATTCGGCGTTCCGGGCGCAGCGATCAACCCGTTCTACTCGGCCATGCGCAAGGCAGGCAACATCAGCCACGTACTGGCCCGCCACGTCGAAGGCGCGTCGCATATGGCCGAAGGCTATACGCGCGCTCAACCGGGCAACATCGGCGTGTGTATCGGCACGTCGGGCCCCGCCGGCACCGACATGATCACCGGTTTGTACTCGGCGCAGGCCGACTCCATTCCTATTCTCGCTATCACGGGCCAGGCGCCGCGTGCGCGTTTGTACAAGGAAGACTTCCAGGCCGTCGATATCGAATCGATCGCCAAGCCGGTGACCAAGTGGGCCGTCACTGTGCGTGAGCCGGCGCTGGTACCGCGCGTGTTCCAGCAGGCTTTCCATCTGATGCGCTCGGGCCGTCCCGGTCCGGTGCTGGTCGATCTGCCGATCGACGTGCAGCTCGCCGAAATCGAATTCGACATCGACACGTACGAACCGCTGCCGGTCTACAAGCCCAAAGCTACACGCAAGCAGATCGAAGCCGCGCTCACGCTGCTCAACAATTCGGACAAACCGCTGATCGTCTCGGGTGGCGGCGTGCTGAACGCAGCCGCTGAAGACCTGCTCGTCACGTTCGCTGAAACCGTCGGCGTGCCGGTGATCCCGACGCTGATGTCGTGGGGCGCGATTCCCGACGACCATCCGCTGATGGCCGGCATGGTCGGTCTGCAAACCTCGCACCGCTACGGCAACGCAACGATGCTCGCCTCCGACTTCGTGCTCGGCATCGGCAACCGCTGGGCGAACCGTCACACGGGCAGCGTCGAGGTGTATACGAAGGGCCGCAAGTTCGTGCACGTCGACATCGAACCGACGCAGATCGGCCGCGTGTTCGGCCCGGATCTGGGCATCGTGTCGGACGCGAAGGCCGCGCTCGAACTGTTCGTGGAAGTGGCGAAGGAATGGAAGGCCGCGGGCAAGCTGAAGGACCGCGGCGCATGGGTCGCCGACTGCCAGGAACGCAAGCGCACGATGCATCGCAAGACGCACTTCGACAACGTGCCGATGAAGCCGCAGCGCGTCTATGAAGAAATGAACCAGGTGTTCGGCCGCGATACGTGCTACGTGAGCACGATCGGTCTGTCGCAGATCGCCGGCGCGCAGTTCCTGCATGTGTACAAGGCGCGCAACTGGATCAACTGCGGCCAGGCCGGCCCGCTCGGCTGGACGATTCCGGCAGCGCTCGGCGTGCGTGCGGCTGACCCGCAACGTCCGATCGTGGCGCTCTCGGGCGACTACGACTTCCAGTTCATGATCGAAGAGCTGGCAGCGGGCGCGCAATTCAAACTGCCGTACGTGCATGTGGTGGTGAACAACTCGTACCTCGGCCTGATCCGCCAGGCACAGCGCGCGTTCGACATGGACTTCTGCGTGCAGCTCGGCTTCGAGAACATCAACGCGCCGGAAATGAACGGCTACGGCGTGGACCACGTCGCGGTCGCCGAAGGTCTGGGTTGCAAGGCGATCCGCGTGTTCAAGCCGGAAGAGCTGAAGCCCGCGTTGCAGAAAGCGCAGGCGATGCTCTCCGAGTTCAACGTGCCGGTGATCGTCGAAGTGATCCTCGAGCGTGTCACCAACATCTCGATGGGCACCGAAATCGACGCGATCAACGAGTTTGAAGAACTGGCTGCCACGCGCGAAGACGCACCGACCGCGATCAGCATGCTCGACTGA
- the hyi gene encoding hydroxypyruvate isomerase, producing the protein MPKFAANLTMLFNEVPFLDRFAAAADAGFHAVEFLFPYPYQIAELSERLQQNRLKLVLHNLPAGNWEAGERGIACLPDRVSEFQEGVGRAIEYAKALKVPQLNCLVGIPTAGVDADKARSTIVENLRFAAGELKKAGIKLLVEPCNSYDIPGFALNRSAEGLDVIRAVGSDNLFLQYDIYHMQRMEGELAATIRKNLPQIAHIQLADNPGRNEPGTGEINYPFLFDLLDSLGYDGYVGCEYKPRTTTTAGLGWIQSVAGQTRGAAHAAA; encoded by the coding sequence ATGCCGAAATTTGCAGCGAATCTCACCATGCTGTTCAACGAAGTCCCGTTCCTCGACCGCTTTGCGGCCGCGGCGGACGCGGGCTTTCACGCCGTCGAATTTCTGTTTCCGTATCCGTATCAGATCGCCGAATTGAGCGAGCGTTTGCAGCAGAATCGCCTGAAGCTGGTGCTGCACAACCTGCCCGCGGGCAACTGGGAAGCCGGCGAACGCGGCATTGCGTGCCTGCCGGATCGCGTGAGCGAATTCCAGGAAGGCGTGGGCCGCGCGATCGAATACGCGAAAGCGCTGAAGGTGCCGCAACTGAACTGCCTCGTCGGCATTCCGACGGCCGGCGTCGATGCGGACAAGGCGCGCTCGACCATTGTCGAGAACCTGCGCTTCGCCGCGGGCGAATTGAAGAAGGCCGGCATCAAGCTGCTGGTCGAACCGTGCAATTCCTACGACATTCCGGGCTTCGCACTGAATCGTTCTGCTGAAGGCCTGGATGTGATCCGCGCAGTCGGTTCGGACAATCTGTTCCTGCAATACGACATCTATCACATGCAACGGATGGAAGGCGAACTCGCGGCGACCATCAGGAAGAATCTGCCGCAGATCGCGCACATCCAGCTCGCCGACAATCCGGGCCGCAACGAACCGGGCACCGGCGAAATCAACTACCCGTTCCTGTTCGATCTGCTCGACTCGCTCGGCTACGACGGCTACGTCGGTTGCGAATACAAGCCGCGCACGACCACGACCGCCGGCCTCGGCTGGATTCAAAGCGTGGCCGGGCAAACCCGCGGCGCAGCCCACGCCGCCGCCTGA
- a CDS encoding 2-hydroxy-3-oxopropionate reductase, producing MAKIGFIGLGIMGAHMARNLIKGGHSLFVNGAYPVPEDLSKTTSVVANSTAVAQAADIVIIMVPDTPDVANVLFADDGVAAGLSQGKLVIDMSSISPLDTQAFAKKINALGVDYLDAPVSGGEVGAREATLTIMVGGPEKAFATAKPLFELMGKNISLIGDNGAGQTCKVANQIIVALNIEAVAEALLFASRSGADPERVRKALMGGFASSRILEVHGERMTKRTFNPGFRIELHQKDLNLALDGARKLGIALPHTASAQQLFSVCAANGGKAWDHSAMVRALEIMANYEVAQAPGSEAKAA from the coding sequence ATGGCAAAGATCGGTTTTATCGGCCTCGGCATCATGGGCGCGCACATGGCGCGCAACCTCATCAAGGGCGGCCACTCGCTGTTCGTGAATGGCGCGTATCCGGTGCCGGAAGATCTGAGCAAGACGACGAGCGTCGTCGCGAATTCGACCGCTGTTGCGCAGGCCGCCGACATCGTCATCATCATGGTGCCGGACACGCCTGACGTCGCCAACGTGCTGTTCGCCGACGACGGCGTTGCCGCCGGCCTTTCGCAAGGCAAGCTCGTGATCGACATGAGCTCGATCTCGCCGCTCGACACGCAAGCGTTCGCGAAGAAGATCAACGCGCTGGGCGTCGATTACCTGGACGCGCCGGTCTCCGGCGGCGAAGTCGGGGCGCGCGAAGCGACGCTGACGATCATGGTGGGCGGTCCGGAAAAAGCCTTCGCCACGGCCAAGCCGCTGTTCGAACTGATGGGCAAGAACATCTCGCTGATCGGCGACAACGGCGCGGGTCAAACCTGCAAGGTCGCCAACCAGATCATCGTCGCGCTGAACATCGAAGCCGTGGCCGAAGCACTGCTGTTCGCGTCGCGCTCGGGCGCCGATCCGGAACGTGTGCGCAAGGCTTTGATGGGCGGCTTCGCCTCGTCGCGGATTCTCGAAGTGCACGGCGAGCGCATGACCAAGCGCACGTTCAACCCGGGCTTTCGCATCGAACTGCACCAGAAGGATCTGAACCTCGCGCTCGACGGCGCGCGCAAGCTCGGCATCGCTCTGCCGCATACGGCGAGCGCGCAGCAACTGTTCAGCGTGTGCGCGGCGAATGGCGGCAAGGCCTGGGATCACTCGGCGATGGTGCGTGCCCTCGAAATCATGGCCAACTATGAAGTCGCGCAAGCGCCGGGCAGCGAAGCCAAGGCAGCTTGA
- a CDS encoding DUF3597 domain-containing protein: MSIFGDIVHKLFGKAKPDQPAPAVEPTPDPAAAQAAAPAAAPAPAPLADVDVAVVMDQFVSESGQTLNWRTSIVDTLKALGVDSSLEHRKELAKELKFTGDTNDSASMNIWLHKQVMLALAANGGKLPPDLAD; the protein is encoded by the coding sequence ATGAGCATCTTCGGTGACATCGTACATAAGCTCTTCGGCAAAGCGAAACCGGACCAGCCTGCGCCCGCGGTTGAGCCGACACCGGATCCGGCAGCGGCGCAAGCTGCCGCACCGGCGGCTGCACCGGCGCCCGCGCCGCTCGCCGACGTCGACGTTGCTGTCGTGATGGACCAGTTCGTGAGTGAGAGCGGTCAAACGTTGAACTGGCGCACGTCGATCGTCGACACGCTGAAAGCGCTCGGCGTGGACAGCAGCCTCGAACATCGCAAGGAGCTCGCAAAAGAGCTGAAGTTCACCGGCGACACGAACGATTCCGCAAGCATGAACATCTGGCTGCATAAACAGGTCATGCTGGCGCTGGCGGCGAACGGCGGGAAGTTGCCTCCGGATCTGGCGGACTGA
- a CDS encoding asparaginase, with protein MNTSTSSSATPSDEGATPPLPRIAVLATGGTIAGAAADATNTSGYQAGVVGVEQLLAVVPALSTVARIAPEQIASVDSKDMAMPLWTTLAQRINTLLADSDIDGVVITHGTDTLEETAYLLHLTVKSDKPVVLTAAMRPASALSADGPLNLLNAVTVAAHAASRGQGVLVAFNNKIHSARDVVKTSTYAVDAFHSPEIGALGWVQDGRVEFQRGVVRPHTLATEFVIGSKWPHVEIVVSYAGVTRIAVDALVAAGVRGIVVAGTGNGSIHTTVQQALADAASQGVAVVRASRVGSGHVMRNGAAADDALGFVSAGSLNPYKARVLLMLALAAGGTGPVALQKTFDKY; from the coding sequence ATGAACACTTCGACTTCTTCCTCCGCTACGCCTTCAGACGAAGGCGCCACGCCGCCGTTGCCGCGTATCGCCGTGCTCGCGACCGGCGGCACGATCGCCGGCGCGGCTGCGGACGCCACCAATACGTCCGGCTATCAGGCCGGTGTGGTCGGCGTCGAGCAATTGCTGGCCGTGGTGCCGGCCTTGTCCACGGTGGCGCGCATCGCGCCCGAGCAGATTGCCAGCGTCGATAGCAAGGACATGGCGATGCCGCTGTGGACCACGCTCGCGCAGCGCATCAATACGCTGCTCGCCGACAGCGATATCGACGGTGTGGTGATCACGCACGGCACCGACACGCTCGAAGAAACCGCTTATCTGCTGCATCTGACCGTCAAGTCGGACAAGCCGGTCGTGCTGACGGCGGCCATGCGCCCGGCCTCGGCGCTGTCCGCCGACGGTCCGCTGAATCTGCTGAACGCCGTGACGGTCGCGGCGCACGCGGCGTCGCGCGGGCAGGGCGTGCTGGTGGCCTTCAACAACAAGATTCACAGCGCGCGCGACGTGGTGAAGACGAGCACCTACGCGGTCGATGCATTTCATTCGCCTGAAATCGGCGCACTGGGCTGGGTGCAGGACGGCCGCGTCGAATTCCAGCGCGGCGTGGTGCGTCCGCATACGCTCGCGACCGAATTCGTGATCGGTTCGAAGTGGCCGCATGTGGAGATCGTGGTGAGTTATGCGGGCGTGACGCGGATTGCCGTGGACGCGCTGGTTGCCGCCGGCGTGCGCGGTATCGTCGTGGCGGGCACCGGCAACGGCTCGATTCATACCACGGTGCAACAGGCGCTGGCCGATGCCGCTTCGCAAGGCGTGGCGGTGGTGCGTGCCTCGCGTGTCGGCTCGGGGCATGTGATGCGCAACGGCGCGGCCGCCGACGACGCGCTCGGTTTCGTCAGCGCGGGTTCGCTGAATCCGTACAAGGCGCGCGTGCTGCTGATGCTGGCGCTGGCCGCGGGCGGCACGGGACCGGTGGCGCTGCAGAAGACTTTCGATAAGTATTGA
- a CDS encoding CysB family HTH-type transcriptional regulator — MNFQQLRFVREAVRQNMNLTEVANVLYTSQSGVSKQIKDLEDELGVDIFIRRGKRLTGLTEPGKAVHQLIERMLLDAENLRRVARQYADQDSGHLVVATTHTQARYALPKVIRQFTEVFPKVHLALRQGSPQQIAQMIINGEADIGISTEALDRFPDIVTFPCYSWHHVVVVPKDHPLVGRPNLTLDEIAEFPIVTYDQDFTGRSHIDQAFAKAGALPDVVLTAIDADVIKTYVELGMGIGVVAAMAYDPKRDTELVALDTQHLFEASTTRVGLRKGAFLRAYAYRLIEMFAPQLNEAEIAAQLREAV, encoded by the coding sequence ATGAATTTCCAGCAATTGCGCTTCGTGCGCGAAGCCGTGCGTCAGAACATGAACCTGACCGAGGTGGCGAACGTGCTGTACACCTCGCAGTCAGGCGTGTCGAAACAGATCAAGGATCTCGAAGACGAACTCGGCGTCGACATTTTCATTCGACGCGGCAAGCGTCTGACGGGCCTCACCGAGCCGGGCAAGGCGGTGCATCAGCTGATCGAGCGGATGCTGCTCGACGCCGAGAATCTGCGCCGCGTCGCGCGCCAGTATGCCGATCAGGATAGCGGCCACCTGGTCGTGGCGACCACCCACACGCAGGCGCGTTATGCGTTGCCGAAGGTGATCCGTCAATTCACCGAGGTGTTCCCGAAGGTGCATCTGGCGTTGCGCCAGGGCAGCCCGCAACAGATCGCGCAGATGATCATCAACGGTGAAGCGGACATCGGCATCTCCACCGAAGCGCTCGACCGCTTCCCGGATATCGTCACGTTCCCGTGCTATTCGTGGCATCACGTCGTGGTCGTGCCGAAGGACCATCCGCTGGTGGGCCGGCCGAATCTGACGCTCGACGAGATCGCCGAATTCCCGATCGTCACGTACGACCAGGACTTCACGGGCCGCTCGCATATCGACCAGGCATTCGCGAAAGCGGGGGCGCTGCCCGACGTCGTGCTGACCGCAATCGACGCCGACGTGATCAAGACCTATGTCGAACTCGGCATGGGTATCGGCGTGGTCGCGGCAATGGCCTACGATCCGAAGCGCGACACGGAACTGGTCGCGCTCGACACGCAACATCTGTTCGAAGCGAGCACGACGCGGGTCGGTTTGCGCAAGGGCGCGTTCCTGCGCGCGTATGCCTACCGGTTGATCGAGATGTTCGCGCCGCAGTTGAACGAAGCGGAGATCGCCGCGCAATTGCGAGAAGCGGTTTGA
- a CDS encoding sulfate ABC transporter ATP-binding protein produces the protein MGITVRNLQKRFGDFVALDNVTLDFPPGELVALLGPSGCGKTTLLRVIAGLEYADGGQVVLQGQDVATVGAREREVGFVFQHYALFRHMTVFENVAFGLRVKPRKERPSEAVIREKVHELLKLVQLDWLAQRYPSELSGGQRQRIALARALAVEPKVLLLDEPFGALDAKVRKELRSWLRRLHDDLHISTIFVTHDQEEALEVADRIVVLNRGHVEQVGSPQDVYDHPQTSFVYEFLGAANRLHGKVDASGFVVDGAALPVSIKADFSGPAFAYVRPHDLQLYPQASGHREGIVVDVRRVVTLGGSVRVELAGREGNLLEAELDREAWRDLQLSIGDGVTAVPRALRVFPAQ, from the coding sequence ATGGGTATCACCGTTCGTAACCTGCAGAAGCGCTTCGGCGATTTCGTCGCGCTCGATAACGTCACACTCGACTTTCCGCCGGGTGAGCTGGTCGCGCTGCTCGGGCCGTCGGGTTGTGGCAAGACCACCTTGCTGCGCGTGATTGCCGGGCTCGAATACGCGGACGGCGGCCAGGTCGTGCTGCAAGGCCAGGACGTGGCGACGGTCGGCGCGCGCGAGCGGGAAGTGGGCTTCGTGTTCCAGCATTACGCGCTGTTCCGTCATATGACGGTGTTCGAGAACGTGGCGTTCGGCTTGCGCGTGAAGCCGCGCAAGGAACGTCCCTCGGAAGCGGTGATCCGCGAGAAGGTGCATGAACTGCTGAAGCTCGTGCAACTCGACTGGCTCGCGCAACGCTATCCGTCGGAATTGTCGGGCGGCCAGCGGCAGCGTATCGCGCTCGCGCGCGCGTTGGCGGTCGAACCGAAAGTGCTGCTGCTCGACGAACCGTTCGGCGCGCTGGATGCGAAGGTGCGCAAGGAGTTGCGTAGCTGGCTGCGGCGCCTGCACGACGATCTGCATATCTCGACGATTTTCGTCACGCACGATCAGGAAGAAGCGCTCGAAGTGGCGGACCGTATCGTCGTGCTCAATCGCGGGCACGTGGAGCAGGTGGGCAGTCCGCAGGACGTGTATGACCATCCGCAGACCTCGTTCGTCTACGAGTTTCTCGGCGCCGCGAACCGTCTGCACGGCAAGGTCGACGCGAGCGGTTTCGTGGTCGACGGCGCGGCGCTTCCGGTGTCGATCAAGGCCGATTTCAGCGGTCCGGCCTTCGCTTATGTGCGTCCGCACGATTTGCAGTTGTATCCGCAGGCATCGGGCCACCGCGAAGGCATCGTGGTCGACGTGCGGCGCGTGGTGACCTTGGGCGGCTCGGTGCGCGTGGAACTCGCGGGCCGCGAGGGCAACCTGCTCGAAGCCGAGCTCGATCGGGAAGCGTGGCGCGATCTGCAACTCTCTATCGGCGACGGCGTGACCGCGGTGCCGCGTGCCTTGCGCGTATTCCCGGCGCAATGA
- the cysW gene encoding sulfate ABC transporter permease subunit CysW yields MSRRTVNDVSAASGANNAAAVAVAPRAPLNVARRPDPVTEPPLVRWILTGIALLFLALFLVVPLVAVFYQALAKGLGFYLESLADPDALSAIKLTVITAAIAVPLNLVFGLAASWCIAKFEFRGKALLTTLIDLPFSVSPVISGLIYVLMFGAQGWFGPWLQDHNIQIIFAVPGIVMATIFVTFPFVARELIPLMQAQGNDEEEAAHVLGASGWQTFRRVTLPNVKWGLLYGVILCNARAMGEFGAVSVVSGHIRGQTDTMPLHVEILYNEYNFSAAFAVASVLALLALVTLGLKLLAERHMSAELSAARDVPAYAGPVTTPVGATPATHTTHASQQHPLKQGEL; encoded by the coding sequence ATGAGCCGGCGAACCGTGAATGACGTATCCGCCGCGAGCGGTGCGAACAACGCCGCTGCTGTGGCCGTGGCGCCGCGCGCGCCGCTCAATGTAGCGCGCCGTCCCGATCCGGTCACCGAACCACCGCTCGTGCGCTGGATTCTGACCGGCATCGCGCTGCTGTTCCTCGCGCTGTTTCTGGTGGTGCCGCTCGTCGCCGTCTTTTATCAGGCGCTCGCCAAAGGTCTTGGTTTCTATCTGGAATCGCTCGCCGACCCGGACGCGCTCTCGGCGATCAAGCTGACCGTGATCACCGCCGCCATCGCCGTGCCGTTGAATCTCGTGTTCGGTCTCGCGGCTTCATGGTGTATCGCCAAGTTCGAATTCCGCGGCAAGGCGCTCCTGACCACGCTGATCGATCTGCCGTTCTCGGTTTCACCGGTGATCTCGGGCTTGATCTACGTGCTGATGTTCGGCGCGCAGGGTTGGTTCGGCCCGTGGCTGCAGGACCACAACATCCAGATCATTTTCGCGGTGCCGGGCATCGTGATGGCGACGATCTTCGTGACGTTCCCGTTCGTCGCGCGTGAGCTGATTCCGTTGATGCAGGCACAAGGCAACGACGAAGAAGAAGCCGCGCATGTGCTCGGCGCGTCGGGCTGGCAGACTTTCCGCCGCGTCACGCTGCCGAACGTCAAATGGGGCCTGCTGTATGGCGTGATTCTGTGTAACGCGCGGGCAATGGGCGAGTTCGGTGCCGTGTCGGTGGTGTCGGGCCATATTCGCGGCCAGACCGACACGATGCCGCTGCACGTCGAAATTCTCTACAACGAATACAACTTCTCGGCGGCGTTCGCCGTGGCGTCGGTGCTGGCGCTGCTCGCGCTCGTGACGCTCGGCCTGAAGCTGCTCGCGGAACGCCATATGTCGGCGGAACTGTCGGCCGCGCGAGATGTGCCCGCGTACGCCGGTCCGGTTACCACGCCGGTGGGCGCAACACCCGCAACCCACACAACGCATGCATCGCAGCAACACCCGCTCAAGCAAGGAGAGCTGTAA
- the cysT gene encoding sulfate ABC transporter permease subunit CysT, producing MTTLTFRKPSALPGFGLTLGITVAYLSLVVLIPLAATFLKTATLDWSQFVRAVSSPRVLASYRLTFFSALGGALINAVFGFLVAWVLVRYTFPFKRIVDAVVDLPFALPTSVAGISLAAVYAGNGWIGQFLEPLGLKIAFTPAGVLVALTFIGLPFVVRTVQPVLEEFEREQEEAAACLGASRWLTFRRVVLPAVFPALLTGFALAFARALGEYGSVIFIAGNVPMKSEITSLLIITKLEQYDYAGATAIAVVMLVVSFLMLLLINTLQWYLQRRTGRGGAGPVPAASVASVAAIGGGVQ from the coding sequence ATGACGACGTTGACCTTCCGAAAACCGAGCGCCTTGCCCGGTTTTGGCCTGACACTCGGCATCACGGTGGCTTATCTGAGCCTCGTGGTGCTGATTCCGCTTGCGGCGACCTTTCTGAAGACCGCGACGCTCGACTGGAGCCAGTTCGTGCGCGCGGTGAGTTCGCCGCGCGTGCTCGCGTCGTATCGCCTGACGTTCTTCTCCGCGCTCGGCGGCGCGCTGATCAATGCGGTGTTCGGCTTTCTGGTGGCGTGGGTGCTGGTGCGCTACACGTTTCCGTTCAAGCGTATCGTCGACGCCGTGGTCGATCTGCCGTTCGCGCTGCCCACCTCGGTGGCCGGCATTTCGCTTGCGGCCGTGTATGCGGGCAATGGCTGGATCGGACAGTTCCTCGAACCGCTCGGCCTGAAAATCGCGTTCACGCCGGCCGGCGTGCTGGTCGCGCTGACGTTCATCGGTTTGCCGTTCGTCGTGCGCACGGTGCAGCCGGTGCTCGAAGAATTCGAACGCGAACAGGAAGAAGCGGCCGCGTGCCTCGGTGCTTCGCGCTGGCTGACGTTTCGCCGCGTGGTGTTGCCGGCCGTGTTTCCGGCTCTGTTGACGGGCTTCGCGCTGGCTTTCGCGCGCGCGCTCGGCGAGTATGGCTCGGTGATTTTCATTGCCGGCAATGTACCGATGAAGTCGGAAATCACGTCGCTTCTCATCATCACGAAGCTCGAGCAATACGACTACGCGGGCGCTACGGCTATCGCGGTGGTGATGCTGGTCGTGTCGTTCCTGATGCTGCTGCTGATCAACACCTTGCAGTGGTATTTGCAGCGCCGCACGGGCCGCGGCGGCGCGGGCCCTGTGCCGGCCGCCAGTGTGGCGAGCGTTGCCGCAATCGGCGGAGGTGTGCAATGA